From a region of the Bacteroidota bacterium genome:
- the rho gene encoding transcription termination factor Rho — protein MYDIIELNSKLVNELREIAKNLNIPKHEGLKKQELIYKILDYQAVNPDKVSEEKKTEEKAVRPKKTKSPTEEKPVLSSIEESINAIFNREEPAPEPKPVEATNNANTAKSNAPNDNYNQEQTPLREVHSEKREDKFQQHEKKGVDSIYNFDGIVISEGVLEIMPDGYGFLRSADYNYLNSPDDVYVSQSQIKLFGLKTGDTVRGSIRPPKEGEKYFPLIKVERINGRDPGYVRDRVPFDYLTPLFAYEKFKLSGHPQSSLSSRVVDLVTPLGKGQRGLIVAQPKTGKTVLLKEIANAIAYNHPEVYLLILLIDERPEEVTDMARSVKAEVIASTFDEPAERHVKIANIVLEKAKRMVECGHDVVILLDSITRLARAYNTVSPASGKVLSGGVDSNALHKPKRFFGAARKIENGGSLTILATALTETGSKMDEVIFEEFKGTGNSELQLDRKLANKRLFPAIDIVASSTRRDDLLVDKESLQRVWILRNHLADMNPVEAMEFLKSQMKNTQSNEEFLISMNG, from the coding sequence ATGTACGACATAATTGAGCTTAACAGCAAGCTTGTAAACGAATTAAGAGAAATTGCAAAAAATCTTAACATCCCTAAACACGAAGGCTTAAAAAAACAAGAATTAATTTACAAAATCCTTGATTACCAAGCTGTAAATCCGGACAAAGTAAGCGAAGAAAAAAAGACAGAAGAAAAAGCTGTTCGCCCTAAAAAAACGAAATCTCCAACAGAAGAAAAACCGGTTCTTTCCTCTATCGAAGAATCTATAAATGCTATTTTTAATAGAGAAGAACCTGCACCCGAACCAAAACCGGTAGAAGCAACCAACAACGCAAATACCGCTAAGAGCAACGCTCCCAACGATAATTATAACCAAGAACAAACCCCTTTAAGAGAAGTTCATTCAGAAAAAAGAGAGGATAAATTCCAACAACACGAGAAAAAAGGTGTAGATAGCATTTATAATTTTGATGGAATAGTTATTAGCGAAGGGGTATTGGAAATTATGCCTGACGGATATGGATTTTTACGTTCAGCAGATTACAATTACCTAAACTCTCCGGACGATGTATATGTTTCACAATCTCAAATAAAGCTGTTCGGATTAAAAACAGGTGATACTGTTAGAGGTAGCATTCGCCCACCAAAAGAAGGAGAAAAATATTTTCCACTTATTAAAGTAGAACGAATAAATGGCAGAGACCCAGGCTATGTAAGAGATAGAGTTCCATTTGATTATCTTACGCCACTTTTCGCGTACGAAAAATTCAAACTTTCCGGTCACCCACAAAGTAGTTTATCTTCTCGTGTTGTTGATTTAGTAACACCACTCGGAAAAGGACAAAGAGGTTTAATTGTAGCTCAACCCAAAACAGGTAAAACTGTTTTACTAAAAGAAATTGCAAATGCCATTGCCTATAACCATCCTGAAGTTTATTTATTAATTCTATTAATTGACGAACGTCCGGAAGAGGTTACAGATATGGCAAGAAGCGTAAAAGCAGAAGTAATAGCCTCTACATTTGATGAACCGGCAGAAAGACACGTTAAAATTGCAAACATAGTATTGGAGAAAGCAAAAAGAATGGTGGAATGTGGGCACGATGTAGTTATCCTACTCGACTCTATTACCCGTTTAGCAAGAGCTTACAATACTGTTTCTCCGGCATCCGGAAAAGTTCTTTCCGGAGGTGTTGATTCTAACGCATTGCATAAACCAAAACGCTTTTTTGGTGCTGCACGTAAAATAGAAAACGGAGGCTCTTTAACTATTTTAGCAACGGCATTGACTGAAACAGGTTCTAAAATGGATGAAGTTATTTTCGAAGAATTTAAAGGAACCGGTAATAGCGAGTTGCAGTTAGATAGAAAACTAGCCAACAAACGTTTGTTCCCGGCTATCGATATTGTTGCATCTAGCACAAGAAGAGACGATTTATTGGTTGACAAAGAATCACTACAACGTGTTTGGATTTTGCGCAATCACTTAGCAGATATGAACCCGGTTGAGGCCATGGAGTTCCTAAAATCGCAAATGAAAAACACCCAATCCAACGAAGAGTTTTTAATCTCTATGAATGGATAG